The following are encoded in a window of Cupriavidus oxalaticus genomic DNA:
- the dbpA gene encoding ATP-dependent RNA helicase DbpA, which translates to MNSTPVQAPPQPQAGPAFSTLPLSPAMLATLAQLGYDEMTPIQAASLPITLAGQDLVAQAKTGSGKTAAFALALLNRLDPRRFDVQAMVLCPTRELADQVTQEIRRLARAEENIKVLALCGGSPMRPQVDSLIHGAHIVVGTPGRILDHIDRGSLDLAAINTLVLDEADRMLDMGFFDDIAYIASRCPKERQTLLFSATYPEGIDKLAHKFLRKPQSLKLEATHDNATIRQRFYEVEEGERLGAVGRLLDHFRPASTLAFCNTKARCRELVELLRAQGYQALALHGDLEQRDRDQVLVQFANRSCSVLVATDVAARGLDIAQLEAVINVEITPDPEVHVHRIGRTGRADQEGWAFSLVSMDEMGRVGNLEQHHGGEFEWHALAELTPASSERLLPPMVTLQMLGGRKEKIRPGDILGALTGEAGFAKEQVGKINVLEMSTYIAVERSIGREAVKRLNAGKVKGKKVKVRLMTE; encoded by the coding sequence ATGAACTCGACCCCTGTCCAAGCACCCCCGCAGCCGCAAGCCGGCCCCGCTTTTTCCACCCTGCCGCTGTCGCCCGCCATGCTCGCCACGCTGGCGCAGCTCGGCTATGACGAGATGACGCCGATCCAGGCGGCCAGCCTGCCGATCACGCTGGCCGGCCAGGACCTGGTCGCGCAGGCCAAGACCGGCAGCGGCAAGACCGCGGCGTTCGCGCTCGCGCTGCTGAACCGGCTCGATCCGCGCCGCTTCGACGTGCAGGCGATGGTGCTGTGCCCCACGCGCGAACTGGCCGACCAGGTCACGCAGGAAATCCGCCGCCTCGCGCGCGCCGAAGAGAACATCAAGGTGCTGGCGCTGTGCGGCGGCTCGCCGATGCGTCCGCAGGTGGACAGTCTTATTCACGGCGCGCATATCGTGGTGGGTACACCGGGCCGCATTCTTGATCACATCGATCGCGGCAGCCTGGACCTGGCGGCGATCAATACGCTGGTGCTCGATGAAGCCGACCGCATGCTCGACATGGGCTTCTTCGACGATATCGCCTACATCGCCAGCCGCTGCCCGAAGGAACGCCAGACGCTGCTGTTCTCGGCGACGTATCCCGAAGGCATCGACAAGCTCGCCCACAAATTCCTGCGCAAGCCGCAGTCGCTGAAGCTGGAAGCCACGCACGACAACGCCACCATCCGCCAGCGCTTCTATGAAGTGGAGGAAGGCGAGCGCCTGGGCGCGGTCGGGCGGCTGCTCGACCATTTCCGCCCGGCCAGCACGCTGGCGTTCTGCAATACCAAGGCGCGCTGCCGCGAGCTGGTGGAACTGCTGCGCGCGCAGGGCTACCAGGCGCTGGCCCTGCATGGCGACCTGGAGCAGCGCGATCGCGACCAGGTGCTGGTGCAGTTTGCCAACCGCAGTTGCTCGGTGCTGGTAGCCACCGACGTGGCCGCGCGCGGGCTGGATATCGCCCAGCTGGAAGCAGTGATCAATGTCGAGATCACGCCCGACCCCGAGGTGCACGTGCACCGCATCGGCCGTACCGGCCGCGCCGACCAGGAGGGCTGGGCGTTCAGCCTGGTCAGCATGGATGAGATGGGGCGCGTGGGTAACCTCGAGCAGCACCACGGCGGCGAGTTCGAATGGCATGCGCTGGCGGAGCTGACGCCCGCGAGCAGCGAGCGGCTGCTGCCGCCGATGGTGACGCTGCAGATGCTGGGCGGCCGCAAGGAAAAGATCCGCCCCGGCGATATCCTGGGCGCGCTGACCGGCGAGGCCGGCTTTGCCAAGGAGCAGGTCGGCAAGATCAACGTGCTGGAGATGTCGACCTATATCGCGGTGGAGCGCAGCATCGGCCGCGAGGCGGTGAAGCGGCTCAACGCGGGCAAGGTGAAGGGCAAGAAGGTGAAGGTGCGCCTGATGACGGAGTAA
- a CDS encoding CBS domain-containing protein: protein MKTARQVLESKPTQAIYSIPPTATVYAALQLMAEKGIGALLVIEHGDIKGILSERDYARKVILMQRTSRETLVRDIMTTSVIYVGAGQSTDECMALMTKHRLRHLPVMENDELVGMLSIGDLVKDIISEQQFIIEQLEHYIHGGGH, encoded by the coding sequence ATGAAAACTGCACGCCAGGTTCTGGAATCCAAGCCGACTCAGGCCATCTACAGCATCCCGCCGACGGCGACGGTCTATGCCGCGCTGCAGCTGATGGCCGAGAAAGGGATCGGGGCCCTGCTGGTGATCGAGCACGGTGACATCAAGGGCATCCTGAGCGAGCGCGACTATGCGCGCAAGGTGATCCTGATGCAGCGCACCTCGCGCGAGACGCTGGTGCGCGACATCATGACCACCTCGGTGATCTACGTCGGCGCAGGCCAGAGTACCGACGAATGCATGGCGCTGATGACCAAGCACCGGCTGCGCCACCTGCCGGTGATGGAGAACGATGAGCTGGTCGGCATGCTGTCGATCGGTGACCTGGTGAAGGACATCATCTCCGAGCAGCAGTTCATCATCGAGCAGCTGGAGCATTACATCCATGGGGGCGGGCATTAG
- a CDS encoding MDR family MFS transporter, with the protein MRVIGGIVLCILLAALDQTVVIPAVPAIANDLNGFGHLSWIVTAYLIVSTVTTPLYGKLSDSFGRRRLLMVAITLFIGASVACALAQTLGQLILFRALQGVGGGGLMSLAQAAIADVVAPRQRGRYQGYLATVWAVASIAGPLVGGWVSDHMSWRWLFWINVPLGLLAMAMCYRGLALLPPRGGRARVDWLGALLLAVAIVAFLLAMSWGGDVYDWLSPEMAALLLAAAVAVALLAWQERRAADPMLPPRLFGNRAYVMGVAASALSALNIFLCIFALPLHFQLVRGADASTSGLLVMPFLLATVAGNFIVAWVAPRVGRMRGILTAGYVAAALGLIALALVTPAVPLAVVLMAMTLAGVGLGITMVATLMSVQNVLERRDTGAGTGALLVLRSLGSALGGALAGTLLTLEFRHALAASGVTQALDLGALRHGSEALAQLSPAVRHVLAGGVESGFHLIFAVGAAASVLALLVVRSMPDLELRGSVTEHAATLAMD; encoded by the coding sequence ATGCGCGTCATCGGCGGCATCGTGCTGTGCATCCTGCTGGCGGCGCTGGACCAGACCGTGGTGATCCCGGCGGTGCCGGCCATCGCCAATGACCTGAACGGGTTTGGCCACCTGTCGTGGATCGTGACCGCGTATCTGATCGTGTCGACGGTGACCACGCCGCTGTACGGCAAGCTGTCCGACAGCTTCGGGCGCCGCCGCCTGCTGATGGTGGCGATCACGCTGTTCATCGGCGCCTCGGTGGCGTGCGCGCTGGCGCAGACGCTCGGGCAGCTGATCCTGTTCCGCGCGCTGCAGGGCGTGGGCGGCGGCGGGCTGATGTCGCTGGCGCAGGCGGCCATCGCCGACGTGGTGGCGCCGCGCCAGCGCGGGCGCTACCAGGGCTACCTGGCCACGGTGTGGGCGGTGGCGTCGATCGCGGGGCCGCTGGTGGGCGGCTGGGTGTCGGACCACATGTCGTGGCGCTGGCTGTTCTGGATCAATGTGCCGCTGGGCCTGCTGGCGATGGCGATGTGCTATCGCGGGCTGGCGCTGCTGCCGCCGCGCGGCGGTCGCGCGCGCGTCGACTGGCTGGGCGCGCTGCTGCTGGCGGTGGCCATCGTCGCCTTCCTGCTGGCGATGAGCTGGGGTGGCGATGTCTACGACTGGCTCTCGCCTGAGATGGCCGCACTGCTGCTCGCCGCGGCCGTGGCGGTGGCGCTGCTGGCGTGGCAGGAGCGCCGCGCCGCCGACCCGATGCTGCCGCCGCGGCTGTTCGGCAACCGCGCCTATGTGATGGGCGTGGCGGCATCGGCGCTGTCGGCGCTCAATATCTTCCTGTGCATCTTTGCGCTGCCGCTGCACTTCCAGCTGGTGCGCGGCGCCGATGCCTCGACCTCCGGCCTGCTGGTGATGCCGTTCCTGCTGGCGACGGTGGCGGGCAACTTTATCGTGGCATGGGTGGCGCCGCGCGTGGGCCGCATGCGCGGCATCCTGACGGCGGGCTATGTCGCCGCTGCGCTCGGCTTGATCGCGCTGGCGCTGGTGACGCCGGCAGTGCCGCTGGCTGTTGTGCTGATGGCGATGACGCTGGCCGGCGTGGGCCTGGGCATCACCATGGTGGCCACGCTGATGAGCGTGCAGAACGTGCTGGAGCGCCGCGATACCGGCGCCGGCACCGGCGCGCTGCTGGTGCTGCGCTCGCTCGGCAGCGCGCTCGGCGGTGCGCTGGCGGGCACGCTGCTGACGCTGGAATTCCGCCATGCGCTGGCGGCTTCCGGTGTGACGCAGGCGCTCGACCTGGGCGCGCTGCGCCATGGCAGCGAAGCGCTGGCGCAGCTGTCGCCGGCGGTTCGGCACGTGCTGGCCGGTGGCGTCGAGTCGGGCTTCCACCTGATCTTTGCGGTCGGCGCGGCGGCGTCGGTGCTGGCGCTGCTGGTCGTGCGCAGCATGCCGGACCTGGAGTTGCGCGGCAGCGTCACCGAGCACGCGGCCACGCTGGCGATGGACTGA
- a CDS encoding glutathione peroxidase, with translation MFRRSLITHPLAFAAVAFAASALLPSPARAADKTAAPAGACPASLNFTFPRLQDEAPQNLCQYAGKVVLVVNTASYCGFTPQYEGLEALHAKYNARGLVVLGFPSNDFSQEPGSEKQIADFCYNTYGVKFPMLGKSHVRGSDANPMYALLAKQTGTAPRWNFYKYLIGRDGKVVASYDSRTKPQDKELVAKIESLLGAQR, from the coding sequence ATGTTCCGTCGTTCCCTGATTACCCATCCCCTCGCCTTCGCTGCCGTGGCGTTTGCCGCGTCGGCACTGCTGCCCTCGCCTGCCCGCGCCGCCGACAAGACCGCAGCGCCGGCCGGCGCTTGCCCCGCATCGCTCAACTTCACCTTCCCGCGCCTGCAGGACGAAGCGCCGCAGAACCTGTGCCAGTACGCCGGCAAGGTGGTGCTGGTGGTCAACACGGCCAGCTATTGCGGCTTCACGCCGCAATACGAAGGGCTCGAGGCGCTGCACGCCAAATACAATGCGCGCGGCCTGGTGGTGCTGGGATTCCCGTCCAACGATTTCTCGCAGGAACCGGGCTCGGAGAAGCAGATTGCCGACTTCTGCTACAACACCTACGGCGTCAAGTTCCCCATGCTGGGCAAGTCGCACGTGCGCGGCAGCGACGCCAATCCGATGTATGCGCTGCTGGCCAAACAGACCGGCACCGCGCCCAGGTGGAACTTCTACAAGTACCTGATCGGCCGCGACGGCAAGGTGGTGGCCAGCTACGACAGCCGCACCAAGCCGCAGGACAAGGAACTGGTGGCGAAGATCGAATCGCTGCTCGGCGCGCAGCGCTGA
- a CDS encoding maleate cis-trans isomerase family protein — translation MTKQIRLGMLTPSSNTALEPITSAMVAGLPNVSAHFSRFTVTEISLRDQALGQFNLDKILAAASLLADARVDVIAWNGTSSGWLGFDKDEALCRQITEATGIPATTSVLALNEILEKTGARNFGLATPYLDDVQQRIIANYERSGFHCVAESHLDLHVNYSFAEVEADTIREMVRGLAQHGPQAITTFCTNLRAAHLAEELEAETGIPLYDTISTVVWKSLRLCGVDTRELKGWGRLFSEVE, via the coding sequence ATGACCAAGCAAATCCGACTCGGCATGCTCACGCCGTCTTCCAACACGGCGCTCGAGCCCATCACCAGCGCGATGGTTGCCGGCCTGCCCAACGTCAGCGCGCATTTCTCGCGCTTTACCGTGACCGAGATCTCGCTGCGCGACCAGGCGCTGGGGCAGTTCAACCTCGACAAGATCCTGGCCGCCGCCAGCCTGCTGGCCGATGCGCGCGTCGACGTCATCGCCTGGAACGGCACCTCGTCCGGCTGGCTCGGCTTCGACAAGGACGAAGCGCTGTGCAGGCAGATCACCGAGGCGACCGGCATCCCGGCCACCACCTCGGTGCTGGCGCTCAACGAGATCCTGGAAAAGACCGGCGCGCGCAACTTCGGCCTGGCCACGCCGTACCTGGACGACGTGCAGCAGCGCATCATCGCCAACTACGAACGCAGCGGCTTTCACTGCGTGGCGGAAAGCCACCTCGACCTGCACGTGAACTACAGCTTTGCCGAAGTCGAGGCGGACACCATCCGCGAGATGGTGCGCGGCCTCGCGCAGCACGGACCGCAGGCGATCACCACGTTCTGCACCAACCTGCGTGCGGCACATCTGGCGGAAGAGCTTGAAGCCGAGACGGGGATTCCGCTGTACGACACCATTTCGACGGTGGTGTGGAAATCGCTGCGGCTGTGCGGTGTGGATACGCGCGAGCTGAAGGGGTGGGGGCGGTTGTTCAGCGAAGTGGAGTAG
- a CDS encoding MFS transporter, with protein sequence MQTTSQATVLTEAKTSVRWKIFLMMLFLIAINYIDRASLSVAMPLIAKEFDLSPTMQGLILSSFFWTYALMQVPGGMLADKYKPRIVIACATVFWGLAQTVAAFTTNAMSLMLTRLGLGAAEAPIYPAGGKLNAIWMTQNERGRGATLLDGGAPLGAALGAIIITWLIASLGSWRLAFIVAGVGTVLAGILAWYYVRNSPREHRGVNEMEARYIEEALANEHRAEPANLSGRSLDFFKYRSVWCMAIGWMCFNTVFYGLLTWMPNYLNKVHGFDIKQMGGASFIIFFSGFIGELIGGWIADKWKEAGGRPNVVMRTLFGIAAVVATASIFSVAYVSDPVIVVVLLSSTLFFLRWCGLFWCVPSMLGTRNKVGFLGGVMNLGGNIGGITVPIIVGMIVQFTGSYFLALMFFAAAGVGLLLASTAIDYETKIPV encoded by the coding sequence ATGCAAACGACAAGCCAGGCGACGGTGTTGACGGAGGCCAAGACCTCTGTGCGCTGGAAGATTTTTTTGATGATGCTGTTCCTCATCGCGATCAACTACATCGATCGCGCCTCGCTTTCGGTGGCCATGCCGCTGATCGCGAAGGAGTTCGACCTCAGTCCCACCATGCAGGGCCTGATCCTCAGTTCGTTCTTCTGGACCTACGCGCTGATGCAGGTGCCGGGCGGGATGCTGGCCGACAAGTACAAGCCGCGCATCGTGATTGCCTGCGCCACCGTGTTCTGGGGGCTCGCCCAGACCGTCGCGGCGTTCACCACCAATGCCATGTCGCTGATGCTGACCCGGCTCGGCCTGGGCGCCGCCGAAGCGCCGATCTACCCGGCCGGCGGCAAGCTCAATGCGATCTGGATGACGCAGAACGAGCGCGGCCGCGGCGCCACGCTGCTTGACGGCGGCGCGCCGCTGGGCGCGGCCCTGGGGGCGATCATCATCACGTGGCTGATCGCCTCGCTGGGTTCGTGGCGGCTGGCCTTTATCGTGGCCGGCGTGGGCACCGTGCTGGCCGGCATCCTGGCCTGGTACTACGTGCGCAATTCCCCGCGCGAGCACCGCGGCGTGAACGAGATGGAAGCGCGCTACATCGAGGAAGCGCTGGCCAACGAGCACCGCGCCGAACCGGCCAACCTGTCGGGCCGCTCGCTCGATTTCTTCAAGTACCGCTCGGTGTGGTGCATGGCGATCGGCTGGATGTGCTTCAACACCGTGTTCTACGGCCTGCTGACGTGGATGCCCAACTACCTGAACAAGGTGCACGGCTTCGACATCAAGCAGATGGGCGGCGCCAGCTTCATCATCTTCTTCAGCGGCTTCATCGGCGAACTGATCGGCGGCTGGATCGCCGACAAGTGGAAAGAGGCGGGCGGCCGTCCCAACGTGGTGATGCGCACGCTGTTCGGCATCGCCGCGGTGGTGGCCACCGCATCGATCTTCTCGGTGGCCTATGTCAGCGACCCGGTCATCGTGGTGGTGCTGCTGTCGTCCACGCTGTTCTTCCTGCGCTGGTGCGGCCTGTTCTGGTGCGTGCCGTCGATGCTCGGCACGCGCAACAAGGTCGGCTTCCTGGGCGGCGTGATGAACCTGGGCGGCAATATCGGCGGCATCACCGTGCCCATCATCGTCGGCATGATCGTGCAGTTCACCGGCTCGTACTTCCTGGCGCTGATGTTCTTCGCCGCTGCCGGCGTGGGGCTGCTGCTGGCCTCGACCGCGATCGACTACGAGACCAAGATCCCGGTCTGA
- a CDS encoding GntR family transcriptional regulator: MVHFPILVTSVTQTLSPTTRLRTLGMSAGIAARLRTMIEEGELPPGARIDERAFCEAFDVSKTPLREALKVLVSEGLVLHRQYIGYRVAPLDLEELRATFETLHGLEALAGELAARRLGDAAMAKLERRHQAMIDAHAAGRRTDYFRINQEIHQLIIDGAANPVLAGVYATLMSKVHRARGAANADTLRWQESHEEHEEIMAALREPGRPHLAQVLRRHSENTATEVLAVVARSLAEAGARDAGLKQSA, from the coding sequence ATGGTGCATTTCCCCATTCTGGTGACGTCTGTGACACAAACGCTTTCCCCCACCACGCGCCTGCGCACGCTTGGCATGTCCGCGGGCATCGCTGCCCGGCTGCGCACCATGATCGAAGAGGGCGAGTTGCCGCCCGGCGCCCGCATCGACGAACGCGCCTTCTGCGAGGCCTTTGACGTTTCCAAGACACCGCTGCGCGAGGCGCTCAAGGTGCTGGTGTCCGAGGGGCTGGTGCTGCACCGGCAGTACATCGGCTACCGCGTGGCGCCGCTGGACCTGGAGGAGTTGCGCGCCACCTTCGAGACCCTGCACGGGCTGGAGGCGCTGGCCGGCGAACTGGCGGCGCGGCGGCTCGGCGACGCCGCCATGGCGAAGCTGGAGCGGCGCCACCAGGCCATGATCGATGCGCATGCCGCGGGTCGGCGCACCGATTATTTCCGCATCAACCAGGAGATCCACCAGCTGATCATCGACGGCGCCGCCAACCCGGTGCTGGCGGGCGTCTACGCCACGCTGATGAGCAAGGTGCACCGCGCGCGCGGCGCCGCCAATGCCGACACCCTGCGCTGGCAGGAGTCGCATGAGGAACATGAGGAAATCATGGCCGCGCTGCGCGAGCCCGGCAGGCCGCACCTGGCGCAGGTGCTGCGCCGGCATTCCGAGAACACCGCGACCGAGGTGCTGGCCGTGGTGGCGCGCTCGCTGGCCGAAGCCGGGGCGCGCGACGCCGGCCTGAAACAGTCCGCATGA
- a CDS encoding fumarylacetoacetate hydrolase family protein yields the protein MKLVRVGNPGAERPGVIDADGRVRDLSGVLGEIGPDELAPAALARLAQVDVAALPVVEGTRDGVRFGVPWTGIGKIVAIGLNYADHAAEAGMPLPAEPIVFLKANSSLNGPDDDVMLPFGSEKSDWEVELGVVIGTVARNVSREEALNHVAGYCVVNDVSEREFQIERGGTWDKGKGCDTFCPVGPWLVTRDEVPDPQALGLWLEVNGERVQRGSTATMVFDVATVVSYVSRFMTLLPGDLIATGTPPGVGMGFKPPRFLKAGDTMRLGVEGLGVQSQRVVAYGER from the coding sequence ATGAAACTGGTTCGAGTAGGCAATCCCGGCGCCGAGCGCCCTGGCGTGATCGATGCAGACGGCCGCGTGCGCGACCTGAGCGGCGTATTGGGCGAGATCGGCCCGGACGAGCTGGCGCCCGCGGCGCTGGCGCGGCTGGCGCAGGTAGACGTGGCAGCGCTGCCCGTGGTCGAAGGCACACGCGATGGTGTGCGTTTCGGCGTGCCGTGGACGGGTATCGGCAAGATCGTGGCGATTGGCCTGAACTATGCCGATCACGCCGCCGAGGCCGGCATGCCGCTGCCGGCCGAGCCGATCGTGTTCCTGAAGGCCAACAGCTCGCTGAACGGCCCGGACGACGACGTGATGCTGCCGTTCGGCTCCGAGAAGTCCGACTGGGAGGTCGAGCTCGGCGTGGTCATCGGCACCGTCGCGCGCAATGTCTCGCGCGAGGAGGCGCTGAACCACGTGGCCGGCTACTGCGTGGTCAACGACGTGTCGGAGCGCGAGTTCCAGATCGAGCGCGGCGGCACCTGGGACAAGGGCAAGGGCTGCGACACCTTCTGCCCGGTCGGCCCGTGGCTGGTGACGCGTGATGAAGTGCCCGACCCGCAGGCGCTGGGCCTGTGGCTGGAGGTCAACGGCGAGCGCGTGCAGCGGGGCAGCACCGCGACCATGGTCTTTGACGTGGCGACGGTGGTCAGCTATGTCAGCCGCTTCATGACGCTGCTGCCCGGCGACCTGATCGCCACCGGCACGCCGCCGGGCGTGGGCATGGGCTTCAAGCCGCCGCGCTTCCTGAAGGCGGGCGACACCATGCGCCTGGGCGTGGAAGGGCTCGGTGTGCAGAGCCAGCGCGTGGTCGCCTACGGCGAGCGCTGA
- a CDS encoding M20 aminoacylase family protein, giving the protein MSEHAPEIESYLGTTLKRRYCGLADTLDSRAELEAIRRNIHQNPELAFDEVRTSGLVASLLEAWGFAVTRGVGGTGVVGTLQCGEGTRSIGIRADMDALPIHERTGLPYASANAGRMHACGHDGHTAILLGAARQLARTRNFDGTVHLIFQPAEEIGAGGGAERMLADGLFERFPCDAIFGLHNHPGVEQGTFLFRPGPFMAACDTVTITIRGKGGHAARPHQSVDPILVAGSLVMALQSVVSRFVDPNEAAVVSIGTLHAGHAPNVIPDSARMEISVRSFNPDVRASLENRIRQLAMSQAEGYGAVAEIDYVRGYPVLVNSERETEFARQVAEELVGADKVVSQAARITGSEDFAYYLQQRPGCFVRLGNGANQPLLHNAGYDFNDENLTVGAAYWTRLVERYLGR; this is encoded by the coding sequence ATGTCAGAGCACGCCCCCGAGATCGAGTCGTACCTCGGTACCACACTCAAGCGCCGCTACTGCGGGCTGGCCGACACCCTGGACAGCCGCGCCGAGCTCGAGGCGATCCGGCGCAACATCCACCAGAATCCCGAACTTGCCTTTGACGAGGTCCGCACCTCCGGCCTGGTCGCCAGCCTGCTGGAAGCGTGGGGCTTCGCGGTCACGCGTGGCGTGGGCGGGACCGGCGTGGTCGGGACGCTGCAGTGTGGCGAGGGCACGCGCAGCATCGGCATTCGCGCCGACATGGACGCGTTGCCGATCCACGAGCGCACCGGGCTGCCTTACGCGAGCGCCAATGCAGGCCGCATGCACGCCTGCGGCCACGACGGCCACACCGCGATCCTGCTCGGCGCGGCACGGCAGCTGGCGCGTACGCGCAACTTCGATGGGACTGTCCACCTGATCTTCCAGCCGGCCGAGGAAATCGGCGCGGGCGGCGGCGCCGAGCGCATGCTGGCCGACGGGCTGTTCGAACGTTTCCCGTGCGACGCGATCTTCGGCCTGCACAACCATCCTGGCGTGGAGCAGGGCACCTTCCTGTTCCGCCCGGGCCCGTTCATGGCCGCCTGCGACACCGTCACCATCACCATCCGCGGGAAGGGCGGCCACGCGGCGCGCCCGCACCAGTCGGTCGATCCGATCCTGGTGGCCGGAAGCCTGGTGATGGCGCTGCAATCCGTGGTGTCGCGCTTCGTGGATCCGAACGAGGCCGCGGTGGTGAGCATCGGCACGCTGCACGCCGGCCACGCACCCAATGTGATCCCGGACAGCGCGCGCATGGAAATCAGCGTGCGTTCGTTCAACCCCGATGTGCGCGCGTCGCTGGAAAACCGCATCCGCCAGCTGGCGATGTCGCAAGCCGAGGGCTACGGCGCGGTGGCGGAGATCGACTACGTGCGCGGTTATCCGGTGCTGGTGAACAGCGAGCGCGAGACCGAGTTCGCGCGCCAGGTGGCGGAGGAACTGGTCGGCGCCGACAAGGTGGTGTCGCAGGCCGCGCGCATCACGGGCAGCGAGGACTTTGCGTATTACCTGCAGCAGCGTCCGGGCTGCTTCGTGCGGCTGGGCAACGGCGCCAACCAGCCGCTGCTGCATAACGCGGGCTACGACTTCAACGACGAGAACCTGACGGTGGGGGCGGCGTACTGGACGCGGTTGGTGGAGCGGTATCTGGGGCGTTGA
- a CDS encoding AraC family transcriptional regulator, protein MPRPPRASDTATAGDTYSNPPRYVRYDRSPMPVAAMAADYLPGEVTKRHQHPHAQLIHAVHGVMVVATDEGQWIVPPTRGMWMPGGTMHWIRMVGHVQMRTAYIRPDAAPGLPQRCTVLGISPLLRELILAAIDIPLPYEPDTRDARLMRLLLDEVLLVPSLPLHLPRPADAGLRQICDAIVDAPDTALTLADWGERLGVDPKTIQRRFARETGMTFGQWRQQARLLAALEKLAAGSKVVDVALDLGYDSPSAFATMFRRQFGVPPSAFFR, encoded by the coding sequence ATGCCGCGCCCGCCCCGTGCTTCCGACACCGCCACAGCGGGCGACACCTACAGCAATCCGCCGCGCTACGTCCGCTACGACCGCAGCCCGATGCCGGTCGCCGCAATGGCCGCCGACTACCTGCCTGGCGAAGTGACGAAGCGGCACCAGCACCCGCATGCGCAGCTGATCCACGCGGTGCACGGCGTCATGGTGGTGGCCACCGACGAAGGCCAGTGGATCGTGCCGCCCACGCGCGGCATGTGGATGCCGGGCGGCACCATGCACTGGATCCGCATGGTCGGCCACGTGCAGATGCGCACCGCTTATATCCGCCCGGATGCCGCGCCGGGCCTGCCGCAGCGCTGCACCGTGCTCGGCATCTCGCCGCTGCTGCGCGAGCTGATCCTGGCCGCGATCGACATCCCGCTGCCCTATGAACCGGATACGCGCGATGCGCGCCTGATGCGGCTGCTGCTCGATGAAGTCCTGCTGGTGCCATCGCTGCCGCTGCACCTGCCGCGCCCGGCTGACGCGGGCCTGCGGCAGATCTGCGACGCGATCGTGGATGCGCCCGACACCGCGCTGACCCTGGCGGACTGGGGCGAAAGGCTGGGGGTGGATCCCAAGACCATCCAGCGCCGCTTCGCACGCGAGACCGGCATGACCTTCGGGCAATGGCGCCAGCAGGCGCGGCTGCTGGCGGCGCTGGAAAAGCTGGCCGCGGGCAGCAAGGTGGTCGACGTGGCGCTGGACCTGGGCTACGACAGCCCGAGCGCGTTCGCGACGATGTTCAGGCGGCAGTTCGGCGTGCCGCCGAGCGCGTTCTTCCGGTAG